A DNA window from Theobroma cacao cultivar B97-61/B2 chromosome 5, Criollo_cocoa_genome_V2, whole genome shotgun sequence contains the following coding sequences:
- the LOC18598467 gene encoding protein downstream neighbor of Son, with translation MAKVAAHGALASTSLQIGGDALKLGSTVKRKTPSELRGEQLKRTNVEELVNKSLAISEMDNGLKKQDLPRNPRYIDTRMDEVYPAKKSRFKLLSGKENAKENSSIEQPSSLKKISALSTLAAKRRQQLSCPETSFASVDVPKDDVTRAPRTLEKCSQGTFLSVTELSSGGPKLSGLATLDMDKALKGLAACEAIPSAPPESLEKCDDLSPNGSFCSEFHVTGQKIPLDFTLKTYMLLVSSSSVNWLNRSMMCGTYNGMPQVTSQSGCSEDQNITKASQARLASQALNSRALHSWIYPQSTLPPSLMSILASSAADGAEMDFLRKRQLAWEDSFRSLYYMFRQNVCSIFYVCTSHFVVMFTAADGSGRSRRSCHAYISQSTRGLRSSFKEHDVSFSMPLCRSQVEQVTTEDLVELSEIEKHNLGQTRRMNSLSDVDNTPQSLLAFTGNDNVHGLFEILLNYRSFLTFLNAVDVPVLYSPVPFQNAALSAPEIRCMEIKRADHGAALPKGFTLRDGDFRPISSTGLCYSVEIKDSHIPPWIISNICDLMASEGRSFEASFTTEHTSVGLNIALATACEKADSEATVAEDSQETAYAFGIPKVVVSPYLLAGLLKGLNYCNGSYAVSLSPV, from the exons ATGGCTAAGGTAGCTGCGCATGGTGCCTTAGCTTCTACTTCGCTACAAATTGGCGGTGATGCTCTCAAACTGGGTTCCACAGTTAAAAGGAAGACCCCTTCGGAACTCAGA GGAGAACAGCTAAAGCGGACGAATGTTGAAGAGCTTGTTAATAAATCTTTGGCCATAAG TGAGATGGATAACGGACTCAAAAAACAAGATCTGCCAAGGAATCCAAGATATATAGACACCCGAATGGATGAAGTATATCCTGCCAAGAAATCAAGGTTCAAACTGCTTTCTGGAAAAGAAAATGCCAAG GAAAATAGTTCAATTGAGCAACCTAGTAGCCTAAAGAAAATCTCTGCACTTTCAACTCTGGCTGCCAAGAGAAGGCAACAACTTTCATG TCCAGAGACCTCTTTTGCTTCTGTTGATGTTCCTAAAGATGATGTAACTCGTGCCCCTCGAACACTTGAAAAATGTAGTCAGGGTACATTTCTTAGCGTTACTGAGCTTTCATCAGGAGGTCCAAAATTATCAGGCTTGGCAACTCTTGACATG GATAAAGCATTGAAAGGACTAGCTGCTTGTGAAGCAATCCCTAGTGCACCTCCTGAGTCTTTGGAAAAATGTGATGATCTTTCACCTAATGGAAGCTTCTGCTCTGAATTCCATGTGACAGGCCAGAAGATTCCTCTGGATTTTACTCTGAAAACTTATATGCTATTGGTGTCCTCTTCCTCAGTGAATTG GTTAAATAGGTCAATGATGTGTGGTACCTACAATGGTATGCCTCAAGTTACATCCCAATCAGGTTGTTCTGAAGATCAAAACATTACCAAAGCTTCACAGGCCAGACTGGCTTCCCAGGCCTTGAATTCTAGAGCATTACATTCATGGATCTACCCTCAATCTACCTTACCACCATCTCTCATGTCAATATTGGCTTCATCGGCAGCAGATGGAG CTGAAATGGATTTCTTAAGAAAGCGACAGTTGGCATGGGAGGACTCATTTCGGAGTCTTTACTATATGTTTCGTCAAAATGTTTGCAGCATCTTTTATG TTTGCACTTCACATTTTGTGGTGATGTTCACTGCTGCTGATGGTTCGGGAAGAAGCAGACGATCATGCCATGCTTATATCTCCCAGTCAACTAGAGGTTTGAGATCGTCATTCAAAGAGCAT GATGTTTCTTTTTCCATGCCTCTTTGCCGTTCTCAAGTAGAACAAGTTACTACTGAGGACCTGGTGGAGCTTTCAGAGATTGAAAAGCATAACTTGGGCCAG ACTCGACGAATGAATTCCTTAAGTGATGTTGATAATACTCCACAGTCTTTGCTAGCTTTCACTGGAAATGATAATGTACATGgtttgtttgaaattttgttaaattataG ATCTTTCTTGACTTTTTTGAATGCTGTGGATGTTCCTGTATTATATTCTCCTGTGCCATTTCAGAATGCTGCTCTTTCGGCTCCAGAG ATTAGATGCATGGAGATTAAAAGAGCTGATCATGGTGCTGCTCTCCCCAAAGGATTCACCTTGAGAGATGGTGATTTCAGGCCAATTTCATCCACTGGCCTTTGCTATAGTGTTGAAATCAAGGATTCACATATTCCTCCGTGGATTATCAGTAATATATGTGATCTAATGGCCTCAGAGGGAAGAAGCTTTGAAGCAAG CTTTACAACAGAGCATACCTCAGTTGGCTTAAATATTGCTCTTGCGACAGCTTGTGAGAAAGCTGATAGTGAAGCAACAGTTGCTGAAGACTCACAAGAAACAGCCTATGCCTTTGGTATTCCCAAAGTTGTTGTTTCTCCTTATTTGCTTGCAGGTCTACTAAAGGGGTTGAACTACTGCAACGGTTCTTATGCAGTGTCTCTGTCTCCTGTATGA